CACGGCCGGGAACCTCGTGCTCTGGGTGACCCACACGGCGTACGGCTACGGCGGCATGCCGGACTGGACGGGCCGGATCAGCCGGCTCAGCGGTCCCGCGCTCGGCACCGTCGCCGACCGGGTGGTCGGGCTGCCCCGCAGCACCCGGGACCATCTGACCAACGGGCTCGCGTTCGGCCCCGACGGCGCCCTCTACGTCAACCAGGGCTCCAACACCGCGATGGGCGCCCCGGACAACGCCTGGGGACAGCGTCCGGAACGGGCACTGTCCGGCGCCGTACTCCGGGTCGACGTCGCGGCGATCGGTGCGACCACGCTGAACGTGCAGACCGCCGAGGGCGGCGGGTACGACCCGTTCGCCGCCGGGGCGCCGGTCACGGTGTACGGCAGTGGCGTACGCAACGCCTGGGACCTGCTCTGGCACAGCAACGGCCGGCTGTACGTCCCGACGAACGGCTCGGCGGCCGGCGGCGGCACCCCGGCGACGCCGAACCCGCTGCCCGCCCAGTGCACCCGGCGGCTCGATGCCGGCGGCAACGGCCCGTACACCGGTCCGGCGGTGCCGGGCCTGGCAAACGTTTCCACCACCCAGCACGACTATCTGTTCCGGGTGGAGCGCGGCGGCTACTACGGCCACCCCAATCCGGCGCGCTGCGAGTGGGTGCTCAACGGCGGCAATCCGACGGCCGGAGCCGACCCGGCCGAGGTGGGCCAGTATCCGGTGGGCACCGGACCGGACCGCAACTGGCGCGGCGCGGCGTACGACTTCGGGCTGAACCGGTCGCCCAACGGCGTCATCGAGTACCGGGGCGGCGCGTTCGGTGGCGCCCTGCGCGGCCGGCTCCTCGTGGTCCGCTACAGCGGCGGCGACGACATCGTCGTCCTCGAACCCGGCGGCGCCCAGCAGGACATCGTCGGCGCCCAGACCGGACTGACCGGGCTGACCGGGTTCGCCGACCCGCTCGACCTGACCGAGCAGCCCGGCACCGGCAACCTCTACGTCTCCGAGTACGGCGGCCAACGGCTCACCCTGCTCCGGCCCCGGGCCTGAGCAGGGGCGGTCGACATCGGGATGCTGCGACCGCGCGGGGGCGCCCGGGCGACGGACTTCCGACGATGGCGGGGCGCTTCTAGGCTCGTCGCATGGAGCCGCACCAGCCGCCCACCGTGCCCGCCGCACCGCAGGCTGTTCCCGTACCGCCGTTTGCCGGACCGCCGCCGGCACCGCAGACCGGCTCGGCCCGTGGTGTCCGCCGGCCGGTCGTGCTGGCCGCGATCGCGGGCGGCCTGGCGCTACTCCTCTGCTGTGGGGGAACGGCGGTGGTGGCCTTCGTCGGCCGCGAGCGGATCTTCGGCGATCCACGGGGCAGCACCACGATCACGGTGGAGGCGGTCGGGCGGGGCGGTACGGTGCCCGATGCGGCGGCGCTCGAACGCACCAGGCGGATGCTCGCGGACCGGGCCGAAGCCGCCGGCCTGGATGATCCGTCGGTGACCCGGTCGGGTGACCGAAGAATCGTCGTACGCGTCTCCGCGGCGAACCAGGACGAGTCACTGCGCGCACTGGTGGCCGTCGGCGAGCTGAGATTCCGTCAGGTGATCGCCACCATCGCCACACCGCCCGCCACCGGGGCGACCGGCACACCATCGTCTCCGCCTCCGGAAACGGGGCCGCCGCCCACCCTCGAGCAGGTGATCGCCAAGCTCGGCCCGGCGTACGAGGTCGCCCAGTCGTTCGCCCGGAGCCTGTCGCCACCCGAGCAGGCCGGCGCCCTGACGACGCATGTGCTCGCACCGTTCGCGGTCCTGTCCCCTGCCGAGGTCGCGGTGTTGCCGGCCGAGGTGCGGTACGCGGTGCCGACGGTGACGTGTACGCAGTTGCTGGCCCGTCCGGCTGAAGCGGCCGATGCCGCCGACCAGCGATCGGCCGCCTGCGACCGGTCCAGCCCGTCGAACAAGTACCTGCTCGCTCCCGCCAGCCTGTCGGGAGAGGACATCAAGGAGGCGACGGCGAGCTTGGAGTCCTATGGGGACTGGGTGATCCGGCTCAGTTTCCTCCCGGCGGGCCAGCAACGGTGGACCGAGCTGACCCGGACGGTGTCGACCGGCACGGGCGGGACCAACCAGTTGGCCATCGTCGTGGACGGCGTGGTGGTCTCCGCGCCGACCGTGCAGGACGTGCTGACCGGCGACACCCAGATCAGCGGGGGTTTCACCCAGGCCGGGGCGAGGGCGCTGGCGAGCCAGTTGCGCTCCGGCGCGCTGCCCGTCGTACTCCGGATCGTGGACCTGGCCAGCGACCCGGACTGAGCTGCCCCGGTTCACCGCGCCGGACCGACACCCCCGTCCCGTCGTCCGGCAGCTACCCAGGTCGTCGTGGCAGCTACTTTGGTAGCCCCAGCGGTGGACCATAGACGAATGTGACGGGCCGGACGCCGCCCCTAGCCTCGAACCGTGACCACTTCCCCGACCGGCACGGCGATGCGACGAGCGGCCCGTGGCGCCGCGCGGGCGTCCGAGCGCGCACTCGCCCCGGACCTGGCCCGTGGCGTCATGCTCCTGCTGATCGTCATGTCGAACACCGGTTTCCACCTGTGGGCGGCGCGGCACGGCGCCACCGGCTGGCATCCGGTGGACGGGTCGACGGTCGACACCGTGGTCCAGTTCGCGATGATCGTGGCGCTGGACGGGCGGGTGTACCCGTTGTTCGCGTTCCTGCTCGGCTACGGGATGATGCAGCTCTTTCTGCGGCAGACCGCAGCCGGTGCCACGGACCGGGCGGCGTCCTCACTGCTCCGACGGCGCAGCCTGTGGCTGGTCGTCTTCGGGTCCGTGCACGCCACGCTGTTGCTGGCCGGCGACATCATCGGCTTCTACGGCGTCGTCAGTCTGGTCCTCGGCTGGCTGTTCCTGCGCCGAAGCGGCCGGACCCTGCTGGTGGCCGCCACGATCGCGGTGCTGTTGAAGGTGTGGTTCGAGACCGACGCGTTGGGGGCGCTCCTCGGTGGTGACCTGGGCGCCGTCGGTAACTCCAGCACCGAGCCGAGCACCCTCGCCTACGCCGCGGGCGAGGAGAATCCGCTGGCCGCGGCCCAGACCCGGCTCACC
The nucleotide sequence above comes from Plantactinospora soyae. Encoded proteins:
- a CDS encoding SecDF P1 head subdomain-containing protein; the encoded protein is MEPHQPPTVPAAPQAVPVPPFAGPPPAPQTGSARGVRRPVVLAAIAGGLALLLCCGGTAVVAFVGRERIFGDPRGSTTITVEAVGRGGTVPDAAALERTRRMLADRAEAAGLDDPSVTRSGDRRIVVRVSAANQDESLRALVAVGELRFRQVIATIATPPATGATGTPSSPPPETGPPPTLEQVIAKLGPAYEVAQSFARSLSPPEQAGALTTHVLAPFAVLSPAEVAVLPAEVRYAVPTVTCTQLLARPAEAADAADQRSAACDRSSPSNKYLLAPASLSGEDIKEATASLESYGDWVIRLSFLPAGQQRWTELTRTVSTGTGGTNQLAIVVDGVVVSAPTVQDVLTGDTQISGGFTQAGARALASQLRSGALPVVLRIVDLASDPD
- a CDS encoding DUF418 domain-containing protein, with the protein product MTTSPTGTAMRRAARGAARASERALAPDLARGVMLLLIVMSNTGFHLWAARHGATGWHPVDGSTVDTVVQFAMIVALDGRVYPLFAFLLGYGMMQLFLRQTAAGATDRAASSLLRRRSLWLVVFGSVHATLLLAGDIIGFYGVVSLVLGWLFLRRSGRTLLVAATIAVLLKVWFETDALGALLGGDLGAVGNSSTEPSTLAYAAGEENPLAAAQTRLTTWAIITAFGGFAWLTAAEFLFGFWAARHRVLEDPVRHLRLLRWTAALGVPVGLLGGLPLALAHVGWWDVPAAAIGEGGAISTLAWLTGLPGGLGYVALFGLMAHRLRTGGHGRPVVVAVGAVGKRSLSCYLAHSIMFAPVLSAWGFGLGAKLGSATMAAFAVGVWLITVVAAYAMERRGRTGPAEALLRRLVYGRRPQPVTTTPST